The Archocentrus centrarchus isolate MPI-CPG fArcCen1 chromosome 12, fArcCen1, whole genome shotgun sequence nucleotide sequence acgcagcaactgtgtgacgctatcatatcaatatggaaaaaaaaatctgaggaatgtttccagcaccttgttgaatccgCACCATccatgaaaaattaaggcagttctgaaggcaaaaagggtccaacctggtactaccaaggtgtgcctaataaagtggctgatgtgtgtatatttgaCTAACTACCAGTCCCACTCAAACACATTCATTGATTCTTTGTACCTCTACTTCACTGCAGTATGTGTATGTTTAGCATGTTCctgaggattttttgtttgctgtggCCCCCTGTGCTGTGCTTCACTTACAGCCGTGTATTATTGTACCTTTAAGTGATGAGAGCTgtactgtaaaaagaaaagaacataaAATCATGAAATGCCATCGCACACTATGAACATGGTGTATCTTTTCAATCGGGCACTTTATTCCCATTtctattaaaagaaaatatttgtaCAGAATAAATTTCTTATGCTACATTTTCAAGTGCTGAGTGAAGATTTTGAAAGTGAACCAAGTATAAGCAGCAACACAAAAGATACAGTCTGTTACATGGACTGTATAACATTACATAAATCAGTTCTCAGTCATATATAATGAAAATATCTGCATCCTGAGTAAAAcagtcataaaaaataaactgcagataAACTTAAATATTCAACCCCATCCCTTAAGCAGTTACTGGGTTATGATTTACCACTGTCAGATAAAGGCAACATCTGCTGCATTAGAGCAAAGTCTCGAGCCTCCCGAGGAGTGCGAATGTATGAGTCAATTTCGCTGTCAGAGATTTCCTCATCACCGGTCACATCCTTGTGTTCACGCTGATCCACTCGCCTTTTCTTAGGATGAATAACACACGGGGGAGCAAACAGAACTCTTTTCCCCCAGTTTCCTGGTGGATCTTGGCTCTCCTGAGTGGCGCTGTGCTCTGGCAGTGCATGTGGATTATTGTCTCCATCTCCTGGTTGCTCTTTCCCATTAGCATTCGATCCATTTTGTTTCACAACAGATGTAACTGGAGTCTGATCGACACACTCTGAGATTTGGGAGGAAGCAGTCTCTTCAAGGGGAGGCTCGGCACAGCTGGCTTGACTCTCCTCCAGCAGAGCATCCTCGTGGGTTCTCATAGCCCTCCTTAGCAGGGCATACCTGTGCTGGAGAATGCATTCAACCTGCTGAATAACATTATTTGGTGTCATTGCTCCTCCGACCCAGGGGATTTCCTTGCCAAGCTTACACAGCACCTCCTTAATCTCAGCTACTCTCTTCATAGCAGGCTTGAGCTTTTTCACTTTGGCGATCTGACAGAACTTGTCCAGGGAGAATTTCAGGCGATGCTTGTTGGGTTTCAAGGATTGCCAGGCCAAATACGTTGCTGCCATCATTATAGGGATGGGCTTACGGCCAGTCACAATCCAGGAATCTGCTGCCAGCTCCACCAGAGCCACGGCTCGTTTGGTCAAGTCCCTCGAGTTCTCAGCCAATTCTTCAGGAACATCGACTGAGCTAATTTTGTATCTGTCAAAGAGAAATGTTCTCAGTGAATTTTAGATAAAGACTGAGCTGGTAAATCATTTAGAGCACTGACAGCTTTATATTTTAACAAGCAGCTTTTCAGATAAACACAGTTAACCTCAAATGACTCCAACGAAACAGGTTTTAAAGTTTGATGCAGACACAAGCACCTCTTTAAGAATCAGGTCAGGCCAAGAGAAAAAAGGATgttaaagtcagaaaaatctgctttttattttatatcttaTCAAAagcaaccaaaaaacaaacaaccaaaaacaaaatgaaacattccTGTATACTAAACATGgtagtttttaaataaaagctaatAACTACATCTAAAATAATCAAGGATAATTATTTAAGGTCTACCAGTAAATTCGCTTTTAAATGCAACATTCATATACTGAGGAAAATAAGAATGCATGGGGAAGTTTAAATAGGCCGCAGTTGGAAGATATTCATCTCCTGCTATTCTACAACTGCAAGAAATGAGTCATTTTGAACTTTCTACTTAGTATTTAAGGACTGAGAACTGCAGAGCTCAAAGATCTTCACTTACTCGTGACAGTGAGCTTCTATTACATCGGTGACGTTGACGATCGGGGCCTCGATGCTGAGGTTCTTGACCATTTCTTGATAAACTGCTCCCACCATCATTGGGTCGGCATCCAGTAGACAGCTGATGGTTCCTATGGTAATGGGCCAGTTGAGCAGCCTGCAGCTTACAAGCACGCAGCAACCAGTGAGAATATCTTTCTTCTGAAGGCTCACTTTGAGGAAGGCTTTATGCTCGTAGGCCATCTTGTAGTACGTCTGTGAGAGAGCCTCAATCTCACTGTTGACCATCAGAATCCGACATATGGCTTTCACGCGCTGCAGACCTGTAGGTgtaaaacaaatgcatttgAGCAAATGAATGAGCAACGGGGTTGAATTGCTATGCAATAACTTCACCAAAGTAAGCAAGGGAACGCTCCCTTTGGAGGGGAAGACCTCACCTTTGATCTGGTTTGCGCACGGCTTTTTGGCCACAGCTGTGGTTCGACTGAAGCTGACATCTGCAAGAGGGAAACATAATCAAGGttaagagacaaaaagtgatgaAATGTAAAGAGTTATATCTCCTAGCCCTTCAGACCTGCTAGCATAATTTAAATGCAACCAAAATTTTACTGGTCTGCAGGGCTTTATGCTCCTCATACTTCTTCATTTTAAGACACACCAGATAGGGCTGCACCATATATGGCCCTGGCTTACTTATAAGTCTCTTTCATATGGATATTACTTTACACGTCCTAGTTATTGCCCCATATTGAGGAGTAGACAATTTATTGCTACCTCAAGGCAGACCAGACCTCTGAAATTTCCATGTGACCTGTTAAAAGCTAGATGATGAGGTCCCACATGTTATGTGTCTTAGTGCACTGGCACATCTACCATCCAGCTACTGTGTTTCGTCATCATTTATAACCTACTCTCTTCTCTCTGATTCATCCCCAGTGCTGACTGAGTGCAGAAGGCTCACCTGCACACATATAAAGGAAGAGAAGATGGAGCACTGGGGCTCTGTCTCACTCTGCCTCATCTCCATCAGCACCAGCATTATACCTCAGTTGCATTTGCAGTTTTGTTTAACAATTATTAGTTGGACTGAGTGTTACCAGCAGTCCTGTTtgcttttttagttttattagtTTAGTTTAATAAGGAGAAGAGGGAGAAGCCTGCATCTGATGGCCCCTAGTGGGGTTGGTTCGTGTtggttcttcttcctcttttgtttgcttttgcagGACTCACATCTTATTATTTGTGTTCAATCTTTGTAAGAAATTAAGTTTGAATTTGTTAAAGTTTCTTGAACTGCAGCAGCATTGTGGCACCTCAAATGTTACAGCTAATGAGACCATACCATGCACATTCAATATGAATGCGGCACATGAAAGCAGAATCCTGTCCAATTATAAGGACCTTAGGGGTGGGTCCCACTTTATTACCTGCCCTTCTAGAGACTGCCTGTCTTGATGCATAATCTAAACAAGTTTGTGTTTAACCAAACTGTCAGTGGCAGAGAATAAAAGAGGAGTTTGTAGCCATTATTCCTAGAAGCTGTTAAAACATTTAAGCACTGAAGAGAATTTTGGTACTATTGTGGTCACCAGTcagcagcaaaaaagaaaaaaaaaatatgtgtttatttGACACTATATGACCTTTTCAACCCCTAGCAAAACGAAATCATTACACCAGCCAAGCTAATGCCAGAATATTGTAGATAAACAGATGTGTCTGTGGATCTACACGCAAAGCCACCTTTTTAGGAACAAGTGTTCAactgcaaaaaacacaaaatcatctAATCAGTGAAtcacatagaatagaatagaatgcctttattgtcattatacaggacgTACAATGAGACTGGAGACAAACCTGCTGACACggcatggtcaagatgacctggcgaagttcaaactgagcatcagagtgGGGAACAAGGGTGATTAAGGAACTTCAGAAACttctgatctactgggattttaccacacaaccatctctgggatTTACAGtgaatggtcagaaaaagagggaaaaaaacccaGTGAGCAGCAATTCAGTGGACAAAAATGCTTTGCTGACCTCAGAAGTAAGGGGAGAATGCccagactgctttgaactgTACATTACCTTAACGTCTGCATATAATCACAGTATGCAGAACAGCACTT carries:
- the brf2 gene encoding transcription factor IIIB 50 kDa subunit → MSAAGMSCPGCGSTNIVDDDLYSQAQLVCVDCGSVVSEGVLANDPVGGSDVSFSRTTAVAKKPCANQIKGLQRVKAICRILMVNSEIEALSQTYYKMAYEHKAFLKVSLQKKDILTGCCVLVSCRLLNWPITIGTISCLLDADPMMVGAVYQEMVKNLSIEAPIVNVTDVIEAHCHEYKISSVDVPEELAENSRDLTKRAVALVELAADSWIVTGRKPIPIMMAATYLAWQSLKPNKHRLKFSLDKFCQIAKVKKLKPAMKRVAEIKEVLCKLGKEIPWVGGAMTPNNVIQQVECILQHRYALLRRAMRTHEDALLEESQASCAEPPLEETASSQISECVDQTPVTSVVKQNGSNANGKEQPGDGDNNPHALPEHSATQESQDPPGNWGKRVLFAPPCVIHPKKRRVDQREHKDVTGDEEISDSEIDSYIRTPREARDFALMQQMLPLSDSGKS